Proteins co-encoded in one Kocuria flava genomic window:
- the tatA gene encoding Sec-independent protein translocase subunit TatA, whose amino-acid sequence MGRLFDSPVMLLIILLVVLLLFGAPKLPGMARSLGQSMRIFKSEVKEMKKDDEPAGRTTVVEGETRDPADPRPADPRPAADPRPPRDPDERPGSSPA is encoded by the coding sequence GCCCGGTGATGCTGCTCATCATCCTGCTGGTCGTCCTGCTGCTCTTCGGCGCCCCCAAGCTCCCGGGCATGGCCCGCAGCCTCGGCCAGTCGATGCGCATCTTCAAGTCCGAGGTGAAGGAGATGAAGAAGGACGACGAGCCCGCGGGCCGGACCACCGTGGTCGAGGGCGAGACCCGCGACCCGGCCGACCCGCGCCCGGCCGACCCGCGCCCCGCCGCCGACCCGCGCCCGCCGCGGGACCCGGACGAGCGCCCCGGCAGCTCCCCGGCCTGA